A DNA window from Vigna angularis cultivar LongXiaoDou No.4 chromosome 1, ASM1680809v1, whole genome shotgun sequence contains the following coding sequences:
- the LOC108331285 gene encoding O-fucosyltransferase 29 encodes MGNGVWTGRWFRTSLALLHPNGKHVSWSMVCGVMLFGLGLISLLTGHVASHLEWYSHRLHRRTLSTLDGGEDEPIDIWQSQYSKYYYGCEERGRHFGPAVRERKSNGYLLIATSGGLNQQRTGITDAVVVARILNATLVVPELDHHSFWKDDSDFANIFDVNWFITYLAKDVTIIKRVPDKIMRSMEKPPYTMRVPRKSEPEYYLDQVLPILLRRRVLQLTKFDYRLANNLDDELQKLRCRVNYHALRFTKPIRQLGQRVVMKMRKMASRYVAVHLRFEPDMLAFSGCYFGGGEKERHELGEIRKRWTTLPDLSPDGERKRGKCPLTPHEVGLMLRALGFANDTYLYVASGEIYGGDETMQPLKDLFPNIYTKEMLAEEELKPFLPFSSRLAAIDYIVCDESNVFVTNNNGNMAKILAGRRRYMGHKRTIRPNAKKLSALFTSRHEMVWDTFASKVKACQRGFMGEPDEMRPGRGEFHEYPSTCVCEKPFMDDLSQDGTRPKKVL; translated from the exons ATGGGAAACGGTGTGTGGACGGGTCGGTGGTTTCGGACCAGCCTGGCTCTTTTGCACCCTAATGGCAAGCACGTGTCTTGGTCGATGGTTTGTGGGGTAATGCTATTCGGGTTGGGCCTGATTTCCCTCTTGACGGGTCACGTCGCCTCTCATCTCGAATGGTACTCTCACCGACTCCACCGCCGTACCCTCTCCACACTG GATGGAGGTGAGGATGAGCCAATTGATATTTGGCAATCGCAGTATTCTAAATACTACTATGGATGCGAAGAGAGGGGGCGGCATTTTGGTC CTGCTGTACGTGAGCGCAAGTCCAATGGCTACTTGCTGATTGCTACAAGTGGAGGACTTAACCAACAAAGAACTGGG ATAACAGACGCAGTTGTGGTTGCAAGAATTCTTAATGCTACACTAGTTGTTCCTGAGTTGGATCATCactctttctggaaggatgacaG TGACTTCGCCAATATTTTTGATGTGAATTGGTTCATTACATATCTTGCAAAAGATGTTACTATTATTAAAAGAGTTCCTGATAAGATCATGCGGTCTATGGAAAAGCCCCCTTATACAATGCGTGTCCCAAGGAAATCAGAACCTGAATATTATCTTGATCAAGTTTTGCCAATACTCTTGAGAAGACGG GTTCTACAATTGACTAAATTTGATTATAGACTTGCAAATAATCTTGATGATGAGCTGCAAAAATTACGCTGCCGTGTTAATTATCATGCTTTGAGATTTACAAAACCTATACGACAACTCGGTCAAAGAGTTGTAATGAAAATGCGTAAGATGGCAAGCCGTTATGTAGCAGTCCATTTGAG GTTTGAGCCAGATATGCTAGCATTTTCAGGTTGCTATTTTGGTGGGGGTGAGAAAGAAAGACATGAGCTCGGTGAAATCAGGAAAAGGTGGACAACATTACCT GATTTGAGCCCTGATGGAGAGCGAAAGCGTGGGAAATGTCCTCTTACTCCTCATGAAGTGGGTTTAATGCTGCGAGCGCTGGGTTTTGCAAATGACACATACCTCTATGTTGCATCAGGAGAGATATATGGTGGAGATGAAACCATGCAGCCTCTCAAAGATCTCTTCCCCAACATTTATACAAAGGAGATGCTTGCTGAAGAAGAGCTGAAACCTTTTCTTCCATTCTCCTCCCGCCTTGCTGCTATTGACTACATCGTTTGTGATGAAAGTAATGTGTTTGTCACTAACAACAATGGTAACATGGCCAAAATCCTAGCTGGACGTAG GAGGTATATGGGTCACAAAAGAACCATCAGACCTAATGCAAAGAAGCTTAGTGCACTATTCACATCAAGGCACGAGATGGTCTGGGATACATTTGCAAGCAAGGTTAAAGCATGCCAAAGAGGATTCATGGGAGAGCCAGATGAGATGAGACCTGGCCGAGGAGAGTTTCACGAATACCCAAGCACGTGTGTGTGTGAGAAACCGTTTATGGATGATCTGAGTCAAGATGGAACCCGTCCGAAGAAAGTGTTGTAA